A DNA window from Drosophila virilis strain 15010-1051.87 chromosome 4, Dvir_AGI_RSII-ME, whole genome shotgun sequence contains the following coding sequences:
- the LOC6627510 gene encoding uncharacterized protein, translating into MLPWRSLILILTVFLVNARPGSVRRGLLVLGLHNHTDIAMSSLQEDSFQPDSYCWLLLVKLKSSGCPFLNLLFQSLVALPVYNFLLIVIGWYLNKSASCSAERIVLVLQPIMQRSAPDPLVATTTPMPPLPPPRCKRRQAPKPPPRLVRHSVTCGKSYPSQKDPFSTLHGFPNQEQYKSLRRNLKRVLEGLQQPPTPSPPQTLPLTLCNLSQITEESAQSSSTALSLELPKKKAKPPKLFRVLFKRLGKPFVKKTPQMQYERSTVNTESNDSVNKDSNKNGIFHPIWKRLKFRSKRKPGSEQPLSSNISDSVSSSCSSRCLYAS; encoded by the exons ATGCTACCCTGGCGATCGTTAATTCTCATCTTGACGGTATTTCTGGTCAACGCACGGCCTGGCAGTGTTCGACGTGGGCTGCTTGTGCTGGGCTTGCACAATCACACCGATATAGCCATGAGCTCGTTGCAAGAAGATTCCTTTCAGCCGGACTCATATTGCTGGCTTTTGCTAGTCAAGCTGAAGAGTTCAGGCTGTCCTTTTTTAAATCTGTTATTTCAAAGCCTTGTGGCGCTGCCCGTGTACAACTTTTTATTGATTGTGATTGG CTGGTACCTTAACAAGAGCGCTTCATGCAGCGCAGAGCGCATTGTGTTGGTGCTTCAGCCTATCATGCAAAGATCAGCACCTGATCCACTTGTGGCAACAACCACACCAATGCCACCTTTACCACCGCCGCGTTGCAAGCGACGTCAAGCGCCGAAACCACCACCGCGCCTTGTACGCCACTCCGTCACCTGTGGCAAAAGTTATCCCAGCCAGAAGGATCCCTTTTCCACCTTGCATGGCTTTCCCAATCAGGAACAATACAAAAGCCTTCGCAGAAATCTAAAACGTGTCCTTGAAGGGCTGCAACAGCCACCGACTCCATCCCCACCACAAACGTTGCCATTGACACTGTGCAATTTGTCTCAAATAACTGAAGAGTCGGCCCAATCCTCTTCGACTGCTTTGAGCCTGGAGCTGCCCAAGAAGAAAGCCAAGCCCCCAAAATTGTTTCGAGTGCTGTTTAAGCGACTGGGCAAGCCCTTTGTGAAAAAGACCCCCCAAATGCAGTACGAAAGAAGTACGGTTAACACAGAAAGCAACGACAGCGTCAATaaagacagcaacaaaaacggcATATTCCATCCCATTTGGAAACGTTTAAAATTTCGGTCCAAGCGCAAGCCCGGTTCCGAACAGCCACTGTCGTCCAATATTTCGGATTCGGTTAGCTCCAGTTGCAGTTCTCGTTGCTTATATGCCTCCTAG